GACACGAAATACCCGAGGCCGATGAAGCTGGCGCCACCGACCATACGCAGCAATACCATCATCACCTGAGCAAGCAACAGCAAAATGAAGACATGAGCGGCCTGCTGCCAGACGTTTTGCATGGACAGGCGCCGTGAGAACTGGATGGACAGGAAGCTCACCACGACATACGCCAGCGCATGTTGACCGAATACATTGGCATCTGCGATGTCCATCACCAAACCGAACAGAAATGCAAAACTGAGGCCGATCTTGCGTGGCTGGTGTGAACACCAGTAGATCAACAACAGCAGAATGAAGTCGGGGTGGATGGTCAGTGCCTTGTTATTCCATGGGATGAAATTCAAGGTAAACGCGATGATGAATGTCAGACTGATCCACCCGTTGCTGACCGGTCTGAGTATCTGGCGCGGTGTCATGGAAATCGGCATTCAATGGCCTCCTCGACGTGGCTTTTTCTTGCCTTCCTGAGGCTCCTCGGGCTCAGGTGGTGGCGGAATATCCCGCTTTTCCTTCAATATCAATAGATAACGATGCTTTTCGACATTGCCGGCTGGGCGGCATACGATACGGGCAAAATTGGATGCGCCACTCTTATCGACAGTTTGCACGATTGCAACTGGCAAACCTGGCGGGTAGGTGCCATCGATACCGGAAGTCACCAATATGTCACCCACTTGTATATCGGCATTCAATGGCAGGAACCGTACCTCCAGCTCAGTGGCCTGACCGGTGCCGAACACCACCGCCCGCAAGCCGTTACGCTGAATCTGCACAGGAACGGGCTGCCCTTTTTCTGTCAGCAGTGTGACTTCGCTCACCAACTCGTGGACGCGCGTGACCTGCCCAAGTACACCTGCGTCGTCGATCACCGGCTGGCCGGTCACGACAGCATCATGGGTGCCTCGGTTGACAATCACCTTCCGTGTGAAAGGGTCTCGTCCTGTGTAAAGGATTTCAGCAAACATGGTTTGACCAGGCAGCAGATTAGCTGAGCCCAGCAGCCCGCGCAGCCGATCATTCTCCGCTTGCAACTCGCGCATTCTCAACAGCTGAGCATTGGCCTCCAGCTGCTGATTGTGTAAACGCTCGTTCTCAGAGCGAAGCCGTGCTTGGTCGGAAAGGAAATCGGAGAGTCGATGTGCGGCAGTGATCGGCGTGGTCGCCACGACCTGTAATGGATATAGCAGTACCGATACTTTCTCCCGGACTACGTCCAATACACGATATCGGCTGTCGATGATCAACAGGGCCAACGACAACAGACCATAGATGATCAGTTTGGTCTTGGGGCTGATGCCCCGAATGAAGAACGGTGGTGCCTGATGCTCCATATCCGCCCGCTTGCGCCCCTACGTATCGAATGCTGCCTAAAGACAAGGCCCGCGCAGGCAGAGCTGGGCGGGCTGATATGATGATAAGACGTGGAACGGTCAGTCGTTGGTGAAAATACTGCCGACTGTATCCATTTTCTCCAGCGCCTTACCTGACCCACGCACCACACATGTCAGTGGATCGTCTGCGACGATGACCGGCAGGCCGGTTTCTTCCATCAACAGGCGGTCCAGATCACGTAACAGCGCCCCACCACCGGTCAGGACCATGCCTTTCTCGGCAATGTCTGCACCCAACTCCGGAGGCGTTTGTTCCAGGGCCTGTTTGACTGCGGAAACGATCTGATTGAGCGGTTCAGTCAAGGCTTCCAGGATCTCATTGGATGAGATGGTGAAGGAACGGGGAATCCCTTCGGCCAGGTTACGACCTTTCACTTCCATTTCCCGCACTTCCGCACCTGGGAAGGCTGAGCCAATGCGCTTCTTGATCTCTTCGGCAGTGGTTTCACCGATCAGCATGCCGTAATTGCGGCGGATATAGTTGATGATGGATTCATCGAACTTATCGCCACCCACCCGCACCGAGCTGGCGTAAACGATACCGCCCAGCGAGATCACGCCGACCTCGGTGGTGCCGCCACCGATATCGACCACCATAGAACCCGTGGGCTCTTCAACCGGCAGACCGGCCCCCATCGCGGCGGCCATTGGCTCCTCGATCAATGCAACTTTACGGGCACCTGCACCCAACGCCGACTCCTTGATGGCACGGCGCTCCACCTGGGTCGAGCCGCAAGGCACGCAGATCACGATACGAGGGCTGGGAGAAAACAACTTGGAAGGACTGACTTTACGGATGAACTGCTTGAGCATCTGCTCGGTGATGGTGAAATCGGCAATCACACCATCTTTCATTGGGCGGATTGCGGAGATCGAGCCAGGGGTACGCCCCAGCATCTTTTTTGCCTCCAGACCGACTGCCAGGATATGTTTCTTGGCATTGGGGCCGCCTTCCTGCAGGATCGACACCACGGATGGCTCATCCAGCACTATGCCTTTGCCCAGCACATAGATCAGAGTGTTGGCCGTACCGAGGTCAATCGCCAAATCATTCGAGAAGTAACCGCTAAAAGAACGCAACATGACAAAATTCCGAGATTAACTGGTCGCAATCAAAGCCTGCGGGCGTTGCTATGACGCCATCAGGCGACATTCGGTTCAACGGCCGAGAGAATTCCTGTTTTCTGTAACTTGAGGCCAACCACCCCATGAATGCACCATTATAGGTGTTGAAGCGAGCGAGCGGCTCGCGGGGTGGCGGCACTTGAGTATCGGGCGCTATCGGCAGGCCTTACAGCCACACCAACAGAGCCTAGGCACTTGGGGCCTGCAAGCGGTGTATGATACCTTAGCACCGGTGAACAATTAAAGCTGTATTGAGAGGAATTTATGTCGCTTTCGCTCGACGATGTGAAGCGCATCGCCAATTTGTCGC
The Chitinivorax tropicus genome window above contains:
- the mreD gene encoding rod shape-determining protein MreD; translation: MPISMTPRQILRPVSNGWISLTFIIAFTLNFIPWNNKALTIHPDFILLLLIYWCSHQPRKIGLSFAFLFGLVMDIADANVFGQHALAYVVVSFLSIQFSRRLSMQNVWQQAAHVFILLLLAQVMMVLLRMVGGASFIGLGYFVSSLAGALLWPLCVSALQLPQRRAVKDRYESSSST
- the mreC gene encoding rod shape-determining protein MreC; translated protein: MEHQAPPFFIRGISPKTKLIIYGLLSLALLIIDSRYRVLDVVREKVSVLLYPLQVVATTPITAAHRLSDFLSDQARLRSENERLHNQQLEANAQLLRMRELQAENDRLRGLLGSANLLPGQTMFAEILYTGRDPFTRKVIVNRGTHDAVVTGQPVIDDAGVLGQVTRVHELVSEVTLLTEKGQPVPVQIQRNGLRAVVFGTGQATELEVRFLPLNADIQVGDILVTSGIDGTYPPGLPVAIVQTVDKSGASNFARIVCRPAGNVEKHRYLLILKEKRDIPPPPEPEEPQEGKKKPRRGGH
- a CDS encoding rod shape-determining protein → MLRSFSGYFSNDLAIDLGTANTLIYVLGKGIVLDEPSVVSILQEGGPNAKKHILAVGLEAKKMLGRTPGSISAIRPMKDGVIADFTITEQMLKQFIRKVSPSKLFSPSPRIVICVPCGSTQVERRAIKESALGAGARKVALIEEPMAAAMGAGLPVEEPTGSMVVDIGGGTTEVGVISLGGIVYASSVRVGGDKFDESIINYIRRNYGMLIGETTAEEIKKRIGSAFPGAEVREMEVKGRNLAEGIPRSFTISSNEILEALTEPLNQIVSAVKQALEQTPPELGADIAEKGMVLTGGGALLRDLDRLLMEETGLPVIVADDPLTCVVRGSGKALEKMDTVGSIFTND